The following are encoded together in the Leucoraja erinacea ecotype New England chromosome 13, Leri_hhj_1, whole genome shotgun sequence genome:
- the LOC129702696 gene encoding uncharacterized protein LOC129702696 has product MVFTETWLNDNIPDNAIELEGRTVFRADRTAEDSGKTKGGGLCIYVNNTWCTDVVRIGSHCSADLEYLMIKCRPFYLPREFTSTVITAVYVPPDANARLAMEELQAAISKQLTAHPEGAFIVAGDFNHSNLKTVLPRFHQHVSCPTRGDNILDLVYTNITEAYKALPLPHLGQSDHLSLFLLPKYTPLIRRVKPTVRTVKVWPEGAVSGTGHSFSKQTGVCLSPRPPLTPKWTSTHTPWTMTPLPITRPPFLASSLTSSIPTPCPTKRPTSSFPSPARPLFTFSPKSTNPALPADPLSLRVRAPSN; this is encoded by the coding sequence atggtcttCACCGAAACATGGCTCAACGATAACATCCCGGACAACGCCATCGAGCTGGAGGggcgcactgtcttcagggccgacagaacagcggaggactccggtaagaccaagggcggcggactgtgcatttatgtgaataacacatggtgTACGGACGTTGTTaggattggtagtcactgctctgctgacctggaatacctgatgataaagtgcaggcccttctatctgcccagagaattcacatcgactgttatcactgcagtctatgtacccccagacgctaatgccaggctagcaatggaagagctgcaagctgctatcagcaaacaactaactgcacacccagagggggcatttattgttgcgggtgatttcaaccactccaaccttaaaactgtactccccaggttccatcagcatgtttcctgcccaaccagaggagacaatattctggacttagtatacactaatattactgaagcctacaaagccctccccctcccccacctgggccagtctgaccacctctctctgttcctgctccccaaatacacacctctgatcagacgtgtgaaacctaccgtgaggacagtgaaggtttggcctgagggggctgtctctggaACAGGACacagtttcagcaaacagactggagtctgtttgTCACCCAGGCCACCTTTAActcccaagtggacatcaactcatacaccttggaccatgaccccactgccGATCACCAGGCCACCATTTCTAGcatcatcactgacttcatcaattcccacgccctgcccgaccaagcgtccaacctcatcgttccccagccccgcacggcccctttttaccttctccccaaaatccacaaatccggctctcccggcagacccattgtctctgcgtgTTCGTGCCCCATCGAActga